GTTGTTTCCGTGACGCAAAACAAATAGTGATTAGTCAATTCGGGATAAAATCGTTTCAACGGAATGCCGGCAACAATTTTTTTGTGAAGCAGCGCATTATAGGTCGCCTCAAAGCCACTCGGAAATAATGCCACGAATTCATTAAACGTGGGGCTGTCAAAAGCGATGCCAACTCCGATTTTTCTGAACGCATTTTTAAGATACGCCGCCTTGTCATAATTTAAATGCGCCAGTTCGCGAATACCGGAGCCCCCGAGAGACGCCATGTACATGACCGAAGCCGTCGCACATAATCCCTGATTGGAGCAAATGTTGGAGGTGGCCCGCTCGCGGCGAATATGTTGCTCCCGAGTGGCCAGTGTCAGAACAAATCCGCGTTGTCCATTCCGGTCCGTTGTTTTGCCGACGAGTCTTCCCGGCAAATTTCGTATATTCGCCGTTTTCGTGGCGAACATGCCGAGGCCAGGCCCCCCGAAGCATTGCGGAATCCCAAGGCTTTGCCCTTCCCCGCAGGCAATGTCCGCGCCCGAATCACCTGGATTTTTGATCAGGCCGTATGCCAAAGGCTCGGCAAAGGCGGTCACAAAAAGGGTCTGAGGGTCTGTATGAATACAGACGCCTATTTGTGTTAAGTCCTCGATGCATCCGAAAAAGTTGGGAGACTGAATTGCAACGGCAGCCAGGGCGTACAGATTCGTTAGCGCGGAAAGATCCGTTCGGCCATCCGGTTGATAGGGCAGCCTCACGATATGATAACCAGCAGGCGCCAAATAAGTTTGAACGACTTGCCGGTAGAGGGGATGAATCGCATCGGAGATGGCGACCGCTTGTCGTTTGGTGATGCGAATCGCCATGAGCAGTGCTTCTGCAAGCGCGGAAGCCCCGTCATACATGGAGGCATTGGCGACATCCATTCCGAGTAAGCGCGTGACATAGGTTTGATATTCATAAATGGCTTGCAATGTTCCTTGACTGATTTCGGGCTGATAAGGGGTGTACGCGGTTGAGAACTCACCGCGACCGATTAAAGTGGTCACCGTCTCGGGAATAAAATGATGATAGGAACCGGCACCGGCAAAAATCTTATAGCCGGATGAAGTGGCATTCATGCTTGCCAGACGATTCATGTGATCATTTAATTCCCATTCGGAAAAAGGCGCCGGCAGATCTACGGGGGTGAGTCGTTTGCAGTCTTCGGGAATCAAGGAAAATAGATCATCCAGGTGCTTTGCGCCGATGGCTTTAAGCATCGCATCAATATCTTCATCGGTATGGGGTAAATATCGCATGGGGCGGTCCTTGGGTTCTTTTAGTTCTGTTGAGTTCGTTGCGACTGTCGGCTTGTTTTGTAGGATTCAATGGATGTAGGGCACCTTTAAATTATAGCCTTTGTACACAACGAAGGTTTCCACGGATTGCACATCTTTAATCTTGGACATCTCCTGTGTGTAAAACTCAAGAAGGCCAAAGCCTTCCTTAAAAAGAACCGTTAATAATAAATCAAAGCGGCCGGTTACGACCCCAACGGAAACCACCCCCTTGAGTTTGCTGAATTCAGCCCCTTTCTTAACCAGTTCCATGGTATCGAGTTTGACACCCACAAAGACCACCTGGTGGCGCGGTACGGTCTCCGGATCTACTAGCCCCGCGATCTCCAACAAGCCGTCTTCCTCCATTTTTCTCACCCGGGCCCGAACCGTATTTTCCGTGACGGACAATTCATCCGCGATTTTCTTAAAGGACTTTCTTCCTTCTCGAAGATGCCGGATAATCGCAATGCTGTTCTCATCAAGTTTCATAACGGCAAGAATTCCTTATCGACTTTGGTTGTATTTATCCGTTATATATAATAACTTCATTGAATCCGCAAAATAAAATTTATAAATCAATGCGTTATTGTCGCGATGGGTTGATGACAACCGGGCATGTCGTTGATGCCCGCCGTTTTTGAGAATGAAGGGGGTGACATTCATGAACCTCAATAAAACGCCTTTATACGAGTTACACAAAGGGGCCGGGGCAACGATGGTCTCTTTTGGGGGATGGGAAATGCCGGTTCATTATGCCACCGGCATTTTACAGGAACATTTGGCCACGCGCAAAACAGCCGGACTTTTTGACGTATCCCATATGGGCAGATTTACCGTGTCCGGACAGGATTCGCTTGCGTTTTTACAACATGTGCTTTCAAACAACGCGGCGGCCCTTCAAGTTCTTGAATCCCAATATACGTTTATTCCGACTGAATCCGGTGGCGCCGTGGATGACGCCTATCTATACCGGTTTATAGAAGAGGAGTATTTTCTGGTAGTAAACGCAGGCAATCGGGAAAAGGATTGGGTTCATTTTCAAGGTTTCAGCACGCAATTCCCGAATCTGAACTTGGTCGATCAAACGAAGGATATCGCCATGCTCAGCCTTCAGGGGCCGGCGTCCAAGGACATGTTACGCAACATTCTGGAGGACGGCGACTTGCCTGAGCCATTGCGAAATCAGCTATCCATAGCGACCATCGCCGGCACTGAAGTTCGTATTGCGCGAACCGGATATACCGGGGAGCCGATTGGATTTGAACTCTTCTTTCCCGCCGGCAATGCGGTACGCATCTGGAATCTACTTGA
The genomic region above belongs to Desulfobacterales bacterium and contains:
- the gcvPA gene encoding aminomethyl-transferring glycine dehydrogenase subunit GcvPA, whose amino-acid sequence is MRYLPHTDEDIDAMLKAIGAKHLDDLFSLIPEDCKRLTPVDLPAPFSEWELNDHMNRLASMNATSSGYKIFAGAGSYHHFIPETVTTLIGRGEFSTAYTPYQPEISQGTLQAIYEYQTYVTRLLGMDVANASMYDGASALAEALLMAIRITKRQAVAISDAIHPLYRQVVQTYLAPAGYHIVRLPYQPDGRTDLSALTNLYALAAVAIQSPNFFGCIEDLTQIGVCIHTDPQTLFVTAFAEPLAYGLIKNPGDSGADIACGEGQSLGIPQCFGGPGLGMFATKTANIRNLPGRLVGKTTDRNGQRGFVLTLATREQHIRRERATSNICSNQGLCATASVMYMASLGGSGIRELAHLNYDKAAYLKNAFRKIGVGIAFDSPTFNEFVALFPSGFEATYNALLHKKIVAGIPLKRFYPELTNHYLFCVTETTSREDMDLLVREVQS
- a CDS encoding Lrp/AsnC family transcriptional regulator; the encoded protein is MKLDENSIAIIRHLREGRKSFKKIADELSVTENTVRARVRKMEEDGLLEIAGLVDPETVPRHQVVFVGVKLDTMELVKKGAEFSKLKGVVSVGVVTGRFDLLLTVLFKEGFGLLEFYTQEMSKIKDVQSVETFVVYKGYNLKVPYIH